A stretch of DNA from Candidatus Binatia bacterium:
TCCATAGATTGGGTTCCGGGTTCCGGGTTTGGCGACAAATCGAGACTCGAAACTTCGGTGATCTGGCGAGATTTTACCTTCGGAACAGGTAAAGGACAAGAGTAATAATGAGGCTCAGCAGTACACAGGTGGTGAGCGGAAAATAAAAAGTGAAATTTCCCCTGCTGATATAGATGTCGCCGGGGAGCCGGCCGAGCCACGGGATCTTCGATCCGAGCGAGAAAAGCACCCCGAGAACGACGAGAAGGATGCCGAAGAGAATGAGCGTCTTCCCAAAAGTCCCCATGACCCTTCAGCCCTTTAACTCTTAAACCCTGAAACCTGTTTTTAGAAGAGCGTCGGCTGCTTTTTGGCGGCACTTGTCTGCGTCGAGTCCTGCTTGC
This window harbors:
- a CDS encoding DUF2905 domain-containing protein — its product is MGTFGKTLILFGILLVVLGVLFSLGSKIPWLGRLPGDIYISRGNFTFYFPLTTCVLLSLIITLVLYLFRR